The sequence CCCTCGATACCGGCGACGAAAAGGGCGAAGCCGGCGACCAGCGCGAGCAGCGCCGCAAGAGGCACGGCAGCGAGAAGCCACAGCCACTGGGCGGGCCGGCGGCGCGGCCGGCTCGGCATCGGCGCATGCGCGGGATCGGAAGGGGAGAGCATGGACACGGCGCTGCCTAGCTGATGCCCCGCAGGGTGCGGTAGACCGTCAGGCGCGAGGTCAGCGTCGTCACCAGCGCCACCAGCACCGCCACACCGATGATGCCGCCATAGCCGCGCGCGTCGATGGTCATCGCACCGACGAAGGTATCCACCTGCTGGTCGACCCGCAGCCAGGATGGCACCGTCGACCCGAGGAAGAACAGCGCGATGGCCGCACCGCCGCCCACCGCCGCGCCCTTCAGGCCGACGGTGAGGAAGTGGCGCTGGAACTCCGAGACGATGAAGGTATCGCGCGCCCCGACGAAATGCAGCACCTCCACCACGAAGCGGGCCGCTTCCACCGCGGCGCGGGTGGCGACAGTGACGCACAGCACCGTAGCGGTGGCGACGAGGGCCAGCACGGCCAGCCCTATCGTCATCGCCGTGCGGGTGGTGGCGGCGAGCCGCTCCGCCCAGAGCCGGTGGTCGTCAAGCGTGGCGGAAGGCACCTGCCGGGTCAGCACCTCGCGCAGCGCCGCCAGCGTCTGCGCATCCGCCGTCGCGCCGAGCCTCACCGTGACCAGCCGCGGCACCGGCAGATTGGCGAGGTCGAGCCCGGCGCCGAGCCAGGGCTCCAGCAGGCGGGCGGTGGCGGCGGGGTCAAGCGCCGTCGCGTCGGCGATGCCGGGCGTCGACTTGGCGAGTTCCACCGCCTTGGCCAGAGCGGCGTCGACATCCAGCCCGTCGCCCGGCTTGATCTCGATCGTCGCCTCGCGGGCAATGTCGGCGGTCCACTCGGCCGCGACATTGCTCACGGCGGAGACCGCGCCGATGGTGATGCCGGCGAGAAACGTCATGATGGCGATCACCGCGATCAGCGCCCGCGTCGTCACCGTGGTGCTGGGCACGATCGGCCGCTGCGCCGCCGACTTGCCGGCGGAGGCGCCCGCGGCGCCGGGTCCAGGCTTTGCGGCGCGCTCGGCGGCGCGCTCGGCCGCCGGCGCCCGCAGCCGCCCGGCCATGGCCGCCAGCCGTCCCGATCCCGTGGCTCGATGTTCAGTCATAGACGGTCAGGCGCCCCTGATTGATGACAAGGCGGCGGGCGTCGAACTGGTCCATCAGCCCGATATCGTGGGTCGCGATCAACACGGATGTACCGCTCTTGTGCAGTTCGAGAAACAGGCGCAGCAGGCGGCGCGCCAGGCTGGGATCGACATTGCCGGTCGGCTCGTCGGCCAGCAGGATTTCCGGCCGGCTGATCAGCGCCCGGGCGATGGCGGCGCGCTGCTTCTCGCCGCCCGAGAGCACCGGGGGCAGAACATGCATGCGCTCGCCCAGCCCCACCCAATGCAGCAATTCGGTCACTTCCGCCCGGTAGCTCGATTCCTCCCGCCCCTGCACGCGCAGCGGCAGCGCCACATTCTCATAGGTGCTGAGATGGTCGAGCAGGCGGAAATCCTGAAACACGATGCCGATGCGCTGGCGCAGCGCCGCCGTCTCGTCCGGCGCCAGCTTGGCGGCGTCGCGGCCGAAAATGGTGATCAGCCCGCGCGTCGGGCGCAGGGAAAGGAACAGCAGCCGCAGCAGCGTCGTCTTGCCGGCGCCGGACGGGCCGGTGAGGAACTGGAAGGAATGCGGGGGAATGCCGAAGGTGACATCCCGCAGAACCTCCGGACCCATGCCGTAGCGCAGGCCGACATTTTCGAAGCGAACCAAGACTCAATCCTTCGACGGGACATGGTGCCCGCTGATTCTGATGCCGCGACCTCTAACATAGCGTGTGCACGGCGTCGCAAAAGACAGGCGCGGGCGCCGGTAACGGGAAACCCCGCTGGACGCGCGGCGATGCCCCGTTCATCCTGCCGGCAAAGCACAAGCCGCGCCAGTTGCGTGCGCGTCACCCGCCGGGCAAGAGGAAGCCGATGACCGAAGACACCACCGCCCCGACCGCCGCCGATGCCGGGCACGGCTCTCGCAATGCCCGGATCGAGGTGCTGTTCGATGCCGAGACCATCGCCGAGCGCAACCGTGAACTGGTCGCGGACATCGTCAAGGCCGCGCCGGAGAAGCTGGTGGTGATCGCCGTCCTCAAGGGCAGCTTCGTCTTTGCCGCCGATCTCATCCGCTCCATGCACCATGCCGGGCTGGCGCCGGAGGTGGAGTTCATCACCCTGTCGAGCTATCGCGACGCCCGCATTTCCTCCGGCCATGTCACCGTGCTGCGCGATATTGAGACCGATGTGCGCGGGCGCGACGTGCTGCTGATCGACGACATTCTCGAATCCGGCCGGACACTGGCCTTCGCCAAGGATCTGCTCGCCGCGCGCGGCGCCCGCCGGGTCATGGTGTGCGTGCTGCTGGAAAAGCCGCACAAGCGCGCGGTGCAGATCGAGGCGGATTTCGTCGGCTTCAAATGCCCGGATTATTTCGTCGTCGGCTATGGCATGGATGTCTCGCATGCGTTCCGCCAATTGCCCTTCATCGGCTACATCCCCGAAGCGGAGAAATAGCGGCGGCGGTGGCGGCTCGCGCCGGCACGCATTTCCCTTTCGTCATCCCAGCCGCAGCGAAGCGGAGAGACGGGATCGCCTGCCGAGCCCGCTTGCCAGCATCGGCAGCCGATCCCGGATACGGCCTGCAGCTGTTCTGGGATGACGGACCGGCCTCAGAAGTCGCGCAGCAGCCGTTCGAGATAGTCGAGTTCGAGCCGCGGCCGGTCCGGCTCGCCAAAGCGGCGGCGCAGTTCCTCCAGCACGCGGCGGGCGCGCTGCATGTCGAATTCTTCCGGCACCTTCACCGTGTTGTCGTCGCCATAGTCGCGCGAGCGCATCGGCCGGCCGAGCGGGTCGGTGCGCTCGGCGCGCTGGCCGGAAGGCCCGCCCGGGCCTTCGCCGCCGGGCCCGCCCTGCTGCTGCATCGCCTCGGCCATTTGCTGGGCGCCCCGGCGCAGCGCCTGCAGCGCTTCGCTCTGCGCGTCCACCGCGCCGGTGCCGTCGCCCTCGCCCAGCGCCTGCTCGGCCTCGCGCATCGCCTGTTCGGCCTGGGCGAGACCGTTCTCGCCCGGCATGCCCTGGCCCTGGCCGCGCCCCTGCCCCTGCTGGCCTTGCCCTTGCTGGCCCTGCCCTTGCTGGCCCTGACCTTGCTGGCCCTCGCCGTTCTCGCCTTGCTGCCCTTGTTGGCCCTGCTGCCCTTGCTGGCCCTGTTGACCCTGGCCCCGCATCGCCTGCTGCATCTTCTCACGCAGTTGGCGTAGCTGGTCACGCAACTGCTCCTGATTCTGCCTGAGGTCGTTGAAGGCCTGATCCTGCTGGCCGTCGCGCCCTTCCTTGAAGGTGCGGTCGCGCAATTGCTGCTGGCGGCGGATCATGTCGCCGAGCTGGTCCATGGACTGGGACATCTGGCTCTGCCCCTGCTGGCGCTGCTGCTGACGACCGGCCTGCAGGCCGTTCAGCATATTCTGCAATTCGCTCAGCATCTGCCGCGCCGCGTCGCGCGCGCCGTTCTTCGCCATGTCCTCGATGCGATCGAGCATCTTCTGCAGGTCCTGCGGGCGGACCGTGCGGGTGTTGGGGTCCATCGGCTGGTTGTCAGCGCGGTTCGGGTTGCGCCGCGCCTCCTCGGCCAGCGCCTGCATGAACTCGTTCATGGCGTCGCGCAGTTCCTGCGTCAGCCGCGCGATCTCCTCGTCGGACGCATTGTTGTCGAGCGCGTTCTGCAGCGCCTGCTGCGCGTCGCGCAGCCGCTTCTCGACATCGGAGAGGTCGCCATCCTCGATGCGGACCGCCACCTCCCAGAGATAGTCGACCACCCCGCGCAGATCGTCGTCGCTGCGGGCATTGGCCAGCCGGTAATAGGCGGTGCGCAGGCCGATATAGTGCGAGGGATCGGGCGTGAACGCTTCCGGCGCGATGGCAAGCGCATCGAGCGCGGCCTGCACCCGCTCGCGCTGATTGGCGTCGAGCGCGAGCCGGCGTCGCTGCTCGATCAGCGCCCGCGCCAGCGGGTTGGAGAAGGCGCGCTGCGGCAGGGCGAAGACGCGCGGCGCGGACTGGCCGGAATTGCCCGCCTGGTCGCGCGTCACCAGCACCATCTCCACCGTCGTCCCGGCCCAGGGATTCTCGGTGAAATCCTTTGTCGTCTGCCCGCTCGCCATGCGCGAGAGGCTGCCGACCAGCGGCAGCGGAAAATTGGGCACCTCGACCAGCGGGCGGGGAGCGGCAGGAGCCGGGGCGTTCTTCAGCGCGTGCAGCGGCGCCGGCGGCGGCACGGCGGTAAAGCGCGCCTCGGCGCCGGCAATGCCGTAATCGTCCTCGGCCTTGTAGCTCAGCGCCAGCGCGTTATTGCCCGACGCCTGCGGCTCCTTGGTCAGCTCGATGGTCGGCGGCAGATCGGGCTGAGCGCGGAAATGCCAGGAGACGGAGCGGCCATCCGGCCCTTCGATACGCGCCATGCCATCGGCGGCGATGACGAAGCGCCGTTCCTCGGTCGCGGCGCCGGGTTGCGCGGAAGGCGCACGGGCGGAGGCGCCCTGTTTAGCGGGTGACGCATCGGTCACGGTCGGGCTCTTGCCCTCCTGCGGCGCGGCGGCGAGGCCGCCCTGCGTCTCCAGCCGGGCCTCATCGAGCCCGATGACCCGCACCACCAGCTCGCTACCCGCCGGCACCGTCATCGCGCTCGCCTCATAGGACGGCCCCTCCCCCTCGGGCGACGCGGCGACGCCCTGAGCCACCTCCTGCGAGCGCAGGCCCGGCAGCAGGATGGGCGCCCGGCCGGTATAACCCGGCGGGTCCACCCAGGCGTCGATGCGGTAGGGCCTGGGCGGCACCAGCTCGGCCCAGTCGAAGGCGGAAGCGATGCGGCGCAGATGCTCGCCCGGCACCATGAAGAAGGTGGCGATCACGCCGAGCAGCACCAGCGCCCGTAGCGCGCGCCCGTCGCGGGCGGCGATGCCGGGCGACGGCAGGCCGACGCGCAGGCTGCCGATCTGTGCCGACATCCGCGCCAGATGCGCCCGCCACAGCGCGGCGCCGACGGGATCGTCGGGCTTCGAGGCGAGATGGTCGGAAAGGGCGGTGGCCGGCCGGTGCGGCAGATGGCTCTCGCG is a genomic window of Ancylobacter sp. IITR112 containing:
- the ftsE gene encoding cell division ATP-binding protein FtsE; the protein is MVRFENVGLRYGMGPEVLRDVTFGIPPHSFQFLTGPSGAGKTTLLRLLFLSLRPTRGLITIFGRDAAKLAPDETAALRQRIGIVFQDFRLLDHLSTYENVALPLRVQGREESSYRAEVTELLHWVGLGERMHVLPPVLSGGEKQRAAIARALISRPEILLADEPTGNVDPSLARRLLRLFLELHKSGTSVLIATHDIGLMDQFDARRLVINQGRLTVYD
- a CDS encoding TIGR02302 family protein, yielding MTATPDGTEGEGRPAAGVNPRADRMRAAAGDRRAAEPGSTAARMEAALRRARGVLLWERVWPAIVAFGAALGVFLIASWLGLWLALPPLGRIIGLVLFAALFALALVPALRIRPPSARETLARLDRESHLPHRPATALSDHLASKPDDPVGAALWRAHLARMSAQIGSLRVGLPSPGIAARDGRALRALVLLGVIATFFMVPGEHLRRIASAFDWAELVPPRPYRIDAWVDPPGYTGRAPILLPGLRSQEVAQGVAASPEGEGPSYEASAMTVPAGSELVVRVIGLDEARLETQGGLAAAPQEGKSPTVTDASPAKQGASARAPSAQPGAATEERRFVIAADGMARIEGPDGRSVSWHFRAQPDLPPTIELTKEPQASGNNALALSYKAEDDYGIAGAEARFTAVPPPAPLHALKNAPAPAAPRPLVEVPNFPLPLVGSLSRMASGQTTKDFTENPWAGTTVEMVLVTRDQAGNSGQSAPRVFALPQRAFSNPLARALIEQRRRLALDANQRERVQAALDALAIAPEAFTPDPSHYIGLRTAYYRLANARSDDDLRGVVDYLWEVAVRIEDGDLSDVEKRLRDAQQALQNALDNNASDEEIARLTQELRDAMNEFMQALAEEARRNPNRADNQPMDPNTRTVRPQDLQKMLDRIEDMAKNGARDAARQMLSELQNMLNGLQAGRQQQRQQGQSQMSQSMDQLGDMIRRQQQLRDRTFKEGRDGQQDQAFNDLRQNQEQLRDQLRQLREKMQQAMRGQGQQGQQGQQGQQGQQGENGEGQQGQGQQGQGQQGQGQQGQGRGQGQGMPGENGLAQAEQAMREAEQALGEGDGTGAVDAQSEALQALRRGAQQMAEAMQQQGGPGGEGPGGPSGQRAERTDPLGRPMRSRDYGDDNTVKVPEEFDMQRARRVLEELRRRFGEPDRPRLELDYLERLLRDF
- the hpt gene encoding hypoxanthine phosphoribosyltransferase → MTEDTTAPTAADAGHGSRNARIEVLFDAETIAERNRELVADIVKAAPEKLVVIAVLKGSFVFAADLIRSMHHAGLAPEVEFITLSSYRDARISSGHVTVLRDIETDVRGRDVLLIDDILESGRTLAFAKDLLAARGARRVMVCVLLEKPHKRAVQIEADFVGFKCPDYFVVGYGMDVSHAFRQLPFIGYIPEAEK
- a CDS encoding cell division protein FtsX, whose product is MTEHRATGSGRLAAMAGRLRAPAAERAAERAAKPGPGAAGASAGKSAAQRPIVPSTTVTTRALIAVIAIMTFLAGITIGAVSAVSNVAAEWTADIAREATIEIKPGDGLDVDAALAKAVELAKSTPGIADATALDPAATARLLEPWLGAGLDLANLPVPRLVTVRLGATADAQTLAALREVLTRQVPSATLDDHRLWAERLAATTRTAMTIGLAVLALVATATVLCVTVATRAAVEAARFVVEVLHFVGARDTFIVSEFQRHFLTVGLKGAAVGGGAAIALFFLGSTVPSWLRVDQQVDTFVGAMTIDARGYGGIIGVAVLVALVTTLTSRLTVYRTLRGIS